A window of the bacterium genome harbors these coding sequences:
- a CDS encoding MBL fold metallo-hydrolase: protein MYGEAAGRQSIQHSRRRPMSTIIGIAAMILLLMFFAPLSEAAEKITFSPVTHASVVIQAQGKVIYVDPTGDIASYAGQSPQAVVLITHGHYDHFVPELLTSLRMRGAEVYGPKSVIDKLGFGEVIQNGETVKAGTITIEAVPAYNTSPEKKEFHPRGRDNGYVITLEGKRIYISGDTEDTPEARALKKIDYAFVCMNLPYTMSVEQASSLVLAVKPKVVIPYHYRGKDGMSNIAKFRELVSKDKNIEVREMKWY from the coding sequence ATGTACGGTGAAGCTGCCGGGAGGCAAAGTATCCAGCATTCCAGGAGGCGTCCCATGAGCACGATCATCGGTATCGCAGCCATGATCCTTCTTCTGATGTTTTTCGCGCCCCTTTCGGAGGCCGCCGAGAAGATAACCTTTTCCCCGGTAACCCACGCGAGCGTCGTCATACAGGCGCAGGGAAAGGTGATCTACGTCGATCCCACCGGAGACATCGCCTCCTACGCCGGGCAGAGCCCGCAGGCGGTGGTTCTCATAACCCACGGACACTACGATCATTTCGTTCCCGAGCTCCTGACCTCCCTTCGGATGCGCGGGGCCGAGGTCTACGGCCCGAAGTCCGTAATCGACAAGCTCGGCTTCGGCGAGGTGATTCAGAACGGCGAGACGGTAAAGGCCGGTACGATAACTATCGAGGCCGTCCCCGCCTACAACACCAGCCCGGAAAAGAAGGAGTTTCATCCCAGAGGGCGCGACAACGGCTACGTGATAACGCTGGAAGGAAAGCGGATATATATCTCCGGCGATACCGAGGATACCCCCGAGGCTCGCGCGCTCAAAAAGATAGACTACGCCTTCGTCTGCATGAACCTTCCCTACACCATGAGCGTCGAGCAGGCCTCCTCGCTTGTCCTCGCCGTAAAGCCGAAAGTCGTCATTCCGTACCACTACCGCGGCAAGGACGGCATGAGCAATATCGCGAAGTTCAGGGAGCTGGTATCGAAGGACAAGAATATTGAAGTGCGGGAGATGAAGTGGTACTGA
- a CDS encoding ferredoxin, with protein MARILWVDKEVCISCGACIDECPSVFRFDENDKSEVYNQNGATESEIEAAIDVCPVHCIHWK; from the coding sequence ATGGCAAGAATACTCTGGGTGGACAAAGAGGTGTGCATAAGCTGCGGGGCCTGCATCGACGAGTGTCCCAGCGTCTTTAGGTTCGACGAGAACGACAAATCCGAGGTGTACAATCAGAACGGGGCGACGGAAAGTGAGATCGAGGCGGCCATCGACGTATGCCCGGTGCATTGCATTCACTGGAAGTAG
- a CDS encoding cold-shock protein: MAKGIVKWFNDQKGFGFISQEDGPDVFVHFSAITMDGFKTLSEGQAVEFDLVNGPKGLQASNVRN; encoded by the coding sequence GTGGCTAAGGGAATAGTGAAATGGTTCAACGATCAGAAGGGTTTCGGATTTATCTCTCAGGAAGACGGGCCGGACGTTTTCGTCCACTTCTCCGCAATCACGATGGATGGTTTCAAGACTCTCAGCGAGGGGCAGGCTGTGGAGTTTGACCTGGTGAACGGCCCCAAGGGCCTCCAGGCCTCGAACGTCCGCAACTAA
- a CDS encoding P-II family nitrogen regulator — protein sequence MKKIEAVIRPANLEATVFALREAGFRCFSVTETRGYCNGKRKIAHAGGEEFEINFFEKVKIELVLDDSLAEKAIEVITVAGYTGKSGDGMIFVLPVDEAVQIKSGERGVSAL from the coding sequence ATGAAAAAGATTGAGGCTGTGATACGGCCCGCGAATCTCGAAGCCACCGTCTTCGCCCTGCGGGAGGCCGGGTTCAGATGTTTTTCGGTCACCGAAACGAGGGGCTACTGCAACGGCAAGCGGAAGATAGCGCACGCCGGAGGCGAGGAGTTTGAAATAAACTTCTTTGAAAAGGTTAAAATCGAGCTCGTGCTGGACGATTCTCTCGCCGAAAAGGCCATCGAGGTCATAACCGTCGCCGGTTACACCGGGAAGTCGGGAGACGGGATGATCTTCGTTCTCCCCGTGGACGAGGCGGTACAGATAAAGAGCGGCGAACGGGGAGTATCAGCACTTTAA
- a CDS encoding class II fructose-1,6-bisphosphate aldolase, which yields MSVDYKTLGLFNTREMFKRAMEGKYAVPAYNFNNMEQLQAIITACAQTQSPVIIQVSKGARNYANEILLRHMAAGAVEMAKAMGSSIPVCLHLDHGDSYELCVSCIESGFSSVMIDGSSLSYEDNIALTRKVVEYARPRDVTVEGELGVLAGIEEHVSSEESHYTHPEQVEDFVGRTKVDSLAISIGTSHGAFKFKVKSQAEIPPLRFDILEEIEKRLPGFPIVLHGASSVMPEYVKMINDFGGDLAGALGVPEEQLRRAAASAVCKINIDSDGRLAMTAVIRKYLKENPREFDPRKYIGAARSALVEVLKHKNMNVLGSANRY from the coding sequence ATGTCCGTCGATTACAAAACTCTGGGGCTTTTCAACACCCGCGAGATGTTCAAGAGGGCGATGGAGGGCAAATACGCCGTTCCCGCCTACAATTTCAACAACATGGAGCAGCTCCAGGCGATTATCACCGCCTGCGCGCAGACCCAGAGCCCCGTCATCATCCAGGTCTCGAAAGGGGCGCGCAACTACGCCAACGAGATACTCCTTCGCCACATGGCGGCGGGAGCGGTCGAGATGGCGAAAGCGATGGGCAGCAGCATACCGGTCTGCCTTCACCTCGACCACGGCGACAGTTACGAGCTTTGCGTCTCCTGCATCGAGAGCGGCTTTTCCTCGGTGATGATCGACGGCTCCTCGCTCTCCTACGAAGACAACATAGCACTCACCAGAAAGGTCGTCGAGTACGCCCGCCCCCGCGACGTCACCGTCGAGGGCGAACTGGGGGTCCTAGCCGGGATCGAGGAGCACGTTTCCTCCGAGGAGAGCCACTACACCCACCCCGAGCAGGTTGAGGATTTTGTCGGGCGCACGAAGGTGGACAGCCTCGCCATCTCCATCGGCACCAGTCACGGCGCGTTCAAATTCAAGGTAAAGAGCCAGGCGGAGATTCCCCCGCTGCGCTTCGACATCCTCGAAGAGATCGAAAAGCGCCTCCCCGGTTTCCCCATTGTCCTCCACGGCGCGTCGAGCGTCATGCCCGAGTACGTAAAGATGATAAACGATTTCGGCGGCGATCTCGCCGGGGCGCTCGGAGTGCCCGAAGAACAGCTTCGCCGCGCGGCCGCGAGCGCGGTCTGCAAGATAAACATCGACTCCGACGGCAGGCTCGCCATGACAGCCGTAATCCGCAAATACCTGAAAGAAAATCCCAGGGAGTTCGATCCGAGAAAGTACATCGGCGCGGCGAGGTCGGCCCTCGTCGAAGTCTTGAAGCATAAGAACATGAACGTACTGGGAAGCGCGAACCGCTACTAA
- a CDS encoding Hsp20/alpha crystallin family protein, translated as MQALKTAGNTGGFFVAKVRLDSPKTLINFKFRRGKSSSPDGRGGLNMAIGKFLSPKSVTPVRSLRNEVDRLFDDFMLGFDPFGRGIIERPAGWVAELSEKGMIMPAVDLTETDTGFMVKAEMPGISKDHVTISVREDSITIRGEQKEEKEKKEERYHLRETYQGYFERTLPLPGTVDASKATAKMEDGVLVVMLPKKPEAISKGVELKVN; from the coding sequence ATGCAAGCCCTGAAAACCGCCGGAAATACCGGCGGTTTTTTTGTGGCGAAAGTCCGCCTTGACAGCCCAAAAACTCTGATTAATTTTAAATTCCGAAGGGGGAAATCAAGCAGCCCTGACGGGCGAGGAGGATTGAACATGGCTATCGGAAAATTTCTCTCCCCTAAAAGCGTCACCCCCGTGCGTTCTCTCCGGAACGAGGTCGACCGGCTTTTCGACGACTTCATGCTCGGTTTCGACCCCTTCGGCAGGGGAATCATCGAGAGGCCTGCCGGCTGGGTCGCCGAGCTGTCGGAAAAGGGGATGATCATGCCCGCCGTGGACCTTACCGAAACCGATACCGGCTTCATGGTTAAAGCCGAAATGCCGGGGATATCGAAGGACCATGTGACCATCTCCGTCCGGGAAGACTCCATAACCATAAGAGGCGAGCAGAAGGAAGAAAAAGAGAAGAAGGAGGAGCGCTACCACCTCAGGGAGACCTATCAGGGCTACTTCGAGCGCACCCTGCCCCTGCCCGGAACGGTGGACGCCTCAAAAGCGACCGCCAAAATGGAGGACGGCGTCCTTGTCGTCATGCTTCCGAAAAAGCCGGAAGCGATATCGAAGGGCGTCGAGCTGAAGGTCAACTGA
- a CDS encoding alpha-amylase gives MGGLPFHSLRTMGDAREYAEMNSLYDPEVVSAIEAWETPVGAKNASRAPATHACPGDWRDNWIYFILVDRFDNPSSPPRFFEPCEKYQGGNFAGIEKRLDYIKKLGAGAIWLSPVTANPPWFDKFWGGYAAYDFLHIEPRFCSDPEAAAKNPAIADREFRALVDAAHAKGMSVILDIVLNHAGNLFSYEGMGDEAPFNKAGQYSIRWKDGQGVAQKEWEEIEKLQNLTPDEGIWPEELQCNCFFRRRGKVDESGAITEGDFGSLKEFDTGYVEGGTQEYRLRNALIRIYQYFIAKFDIDGYRIDTLQYVEEDFARTFGNAMREYALSIGKTNFFTFGEVWQDDDEAKIARFVGRDTTKGDDIIGVDAAIDFPMRRRLWDVCKGFAPPAQLAAHFDNRRETLKKIVSSHGEAGGHYVTFLDNHDLNERFHNPGWEGQTKVALTCLMTMQGIPCIYYGTENGLSGRGDTREYVREAFWGTEGAFQEGHELYKQIKELTKMRKLYPALRYGRQYFRKVSGNGIDFGYSPYKGGVIAFSRILNGREILVVANTCCETAEPASVHVVVDRNLHPFGRSWQCLFSSEGSRPGPKMTVQRGDFHTVEVSLAPMEAQILA, from the coding sequence ATGGGGGGGCTACCCTTTCATTCTCTTCGGACAATGGGCGACGCGAGGGAGTATGCCGAGATGAATTCTCTTTACGATCCTGAAGTTGTAAGCGCAATTGAGGCTTGGGAGACTCCGGTTGGAGCTAAAAATGCCTCCAGGGCTCCCGCTACCCACGCCTGTCCGGGCGACTGGCGGGACAACTGGATTTATTTCATCCTCGTAGACCGCTTCGACAATCCTTCCTCTCCGCCCCGCTTCTTCGAGCCCTGCGAAAAATACCAGGGCGGTAATTTCGCGGGGATTGAAAAGCGCCTCGACTACATCAAGAAGCTCGGAGCGGGAGCGATCTGGCTTTCGCCGGTCACTGCCAACCCCCCGTGGTTCGACAAGTTCTGGGGAGGCTACGCAGCTTACGATTTTCTCCACATAGAACCGCGCTTTTGCTCAGACCCGGAAGCGGCGGCGAAAAATCCCGCAATCGCCGACAGGGAATTCCGCGCTCTGGTGGACGCCGCCCATGCGAAGGGCATGAGCGTCATCCTCGACATCGTCCTCAACCACGCGGGAAACCTCTTTAGCTACGAGGGAATGGGAGACGAGGCCCCCTTCAACAAGGCGGGGCAGTACTCCATAAGGTGGAAGGACGGCCAGGGAGTGGCGCAAAAGGAGTGGGAAGAGATAGAAAAGCTTCAGAACCTCACTCCCGACGAGGGCATCTGGCCCGAAGAGCTCCAGTGCAACTGCTTTTTCCGCAGACGCGGCAAAGTCGACGAGAGCGGAGCGATAACGGAAGGCGATTTCGGCAGCCTGAAGGAGTTCGACACCGGGTACGTCGAAGGAGGCACTCAGGAGTACCGCCTGCGAAACGCACTCATCCGTATTTACCAGTATTTCATCGCCAAATTCGACATCGACGGCTACCGGATCGACACCCTCCAGTACGTCGAGGAGGATTTCGCCCGCACCTTCGGCAACGCCATGCGCGAATACGCCCTTTCTATAGGGAAGACCAACTTCTTCACCTTCGGCGAGGTCTGGCAGGACGACGACGAGGCGAAGATCGCCAGGTTCGTCGGAAGGGATACGACAAAGGGGGACGATATTATCGGCGTGGACGCCGCGATAGACTTCCCCATGCGCAGGCGGCTGTGGGACGTGTGCAAGGGGTTCGCCCCCCCGGCGCAGCTTGCGGCGCATTTCGACAACCGCAGGGAGACCCTCAAGAAGATAGTAAGCTCCCACGGCGAGGCGGGAGGCCACTACGTGACCTTCCTCGACAACCACGACCTGAACGAGCGCTTCCACAATCCCGGCTGGGAGGGGCAGACAAAGGTGGCGCTCACCTGCCTGATGACGATGCAGGGCATTCCCTGTATCTACTACGGCACAGAAAACGGCCTATCCGGCCGCGGAGACACCCGCGAATACGTCAGGGAGGCGTTCTGGGGCACTGAGGGGGCGTTCCAGGAGGGCCATGAGCTGTACAAGCAGATAAAGGAACTCACGAAGATGCGGAAACTCTACCCGGCGCTCCGCTACGGCCGCCAGTATTTCCGCAAAGTGAGCGGCAACGGGATCGATTTCGGCTACTCTCCCTATAAAGGCGGGGTAATAGCCTTCTCGCGGATATTGAACGGCCGCGAAATCCTCGTTGTGGCCAACACCTGCTGCGAAACCGCCGAACCGGCAAGCGTTCACGTCGTGGTTGACAGAAATCTCCATCCCTTCGGCAGAAGCTGGCAGTGCCTCTTTTCAAGCGAGGGGTCGAGGCCGGGGCCGAAAATGACGGTGCAAAGGGGAGATTTTCACACCGTGGAGGTGAGTCTCGCACCGATGGAGGCGCAGATACTAGCCTGA
- a CDS encoding carboxypeptidase regulatory-like domain-containing protein codes for MDLRGKVVDNSGAPVPGAQVSIGDSLTQADENGGFVFRDLQKNRPIAIKVSCLSKDGNRAECREVRTFTTFYALSASAGNLMAVKVVGTKSNEPVVLALNENSQESLDGYCMSCHNWDPCFEGLSLEQLQANNRPTPYLFPNSEEMQKFIDRVSSEGVDVDSYGTCLYQTIHPLGADMKKAELGVDAHPGTSFKFPEGLVLCQDRYLQCVTCHTNHLATLNGSFLRLPLEDNALCDQCHL; via the coding sequence ATGGATTTGAGGGGTAAGGTCGTCGATAATTCCGGCGCGCCTGTTCCTGGAGCGCAGGTAAGCATCGGCGATTCGCTGACGCAAGCCGACGAGAACGGCGGTTTTGTCTTCCGCGATTTACAAAAAAACCGCCCCATAGCGATAAAGGTGTCCTGCCTCAGCAAGGACGGAAACCGCGCAGAGTGCAGGGAGGTGAGAACCTTCACGACTTTTTACGCCCTCTCCGCCTCCGCCGGAAACCTGATGGCGGTAAAGGTGGTCGGGACCAAATCGAATGAGCCCGTCGTGCTGGCCCTGAACGAAAACAGCCAGGAATCGCTGGATGGCTACTGCATGTCCTGCCACAACTGGGACCCTTGCTTTGAAGGTCTGTCTCTGGAACAGCTTCAGGCAAACAACAGACCGACTCCCTATCTCTTCCCGAATTCCGAAGAGATGCAAAAATTCATCGACCGGGTAAGCAGCGAAGGCGTTGACGTCGATTCCTACGGCACCTGCCTCTACCAGACTATCCATCCCCTCGGAGCCGATATGAAAAAAGCCGAATTGGGGGTCGATGCGCATCCGGGGACGAGTTTCAAGTTCCCCGAGGGGCTGGTTTTGTGCCAGGACCGCTATCTCCAGTGCGTGACCTGCCATACAAACCATCTCGCAACGCTAAACGGCTCTTTCCTTCGCCTTCCGCTCGAAGACAACGCGCTCTGCGACCAGTGCCACCTTTAA
- the ychF gene encoding redox-regulated ATPase YchF: protein MEIGIFGLPLSGKTTLFNLLTSSHAETGYSSSKKKANVGMSRVPDPRLDRLSEIWSPKKTTYTTVRYVDVAGEKGLSPEILAALKTTDELLIVVRDFKSDAVPHPEDTINPLRDVEILSSELLLSDLIIIEARLERIVKSMKGKVTDEVIREKELLEKLKALLEEEKPLRDVELTEDEKRTIKGFQFLTQKPLIIALNLGENEISSADAKVAELAKKIASPGVAVTHLCATIEQEITELSPEDAKVFLGDLGITESATDRIIRTSYGLLGLISFFTMGEDECRAWTVRKGAKAPQAAGVIHSDLERGFIRAEVVSYDDFVREGSYAHCREKGLLRVEGKDYVVKDGDILNIRFSV, encoded by the coding sequence ATGGAAATTGGAATCTTCGGCCTCCCCCTCTCGGGAAAGACGACCCTCTTCAACCTCCTGACCAGCTCCCACGCCGAAACGGGGTATTCCTCCTCCAAAAAGAAGGCCAACGTGGGGATGAGCAGGGTTCCCGACCCACGCCTCGACAGGCTTAGCGAGATATGGTCGCCGAAGAAGACAACCTACACCACCGTCCGCTACGTAGACGTGGCGGGCGAAAAGGGGCTCTCCCCGGAGATTCTCGCCGCGCTGAAGACCACCGACGAACTCCTCATTGTGGTGAGGGATTTCAAGAGCGACGCCGTGCCCCACCCCGAAGATACCATAAATCCCCTCCGCGACGTTGAGATTCTCTCCTCCGAGTTGCTCCTTTCCGACCTCATCATCATCGAAGCGCGGCTAGAGCGCATCGTAAAATCCATGAAGGGCAAAGTCACCGACGAAGTAATCCGCGAAAAGGAACTGCTGGAGAAGCTCAAGGCGCTGCTCGAAGAGGAAAAGCCCCTTCGCGACGTGGAACTTACCGAAGACGAAAAGAGGACGATAAAGGGGTTTCAGTTCCTCACCCAAAAGCCCCTCATAATCGCCCTGAATCTGGGCGAGAACGAGATTTCCTCCGCCGACGCCAAGGTCGCGGAACTGGCGAAAAAGATCGCCTCTCCGGGGGTCGCCGTAACCCACCTTTGCGCCACCATCGAGCAGGAGATAACCGAACTCTCCCCCGAGGACGCCAAAGTTTTCCTCGGCGACCTCGGCATAACCGAGAGCGCCACCGACAGGATAATCCGCACCTCTTACGGCCTTCTGGGGCTGATCAGCTTTTTCACGATGGGCGAGGACGAGTGCAGGGCGTGGACGGTGAGAAAGGGCGCGAAAGCCCCGCAGGCCGCGGGGGTCATCCACTCCGACCTCGAACGCGGGTTCATACGCGCCGAGGTGGTCTCGTACGACGACTTCGTCCGCGAAGGCTCCTACGCCCACTGCCGGGAAAAGGGTCTTCTCCGGGTCGAGGGCAAGGATTACGTGGTCAAGGACGGCGACATTCTGAACATCAGATTCAGCGTCTAG
- the truA gene encoding tRNA pseudouridine(38-40) synthase TruA, giving the protein MRNIRLLIEYEGTDYVGWQYQPNGVSIQELMEGALCLMTGEEIKLKASGRTDAGVHSRGQTANFHTSRDIPLKGFVHGLNSLLPRDISVWRADLVGEEFDSRRCALGKTYLYRIYNSQIASALQRRFTWQVRKPLDDRAMAKAGEFLVGAHDFEAFRSTGCDAPHAFREITSLTVERQGDIIEIEVTGSGFLRHMVRIISGTLVEAGLGRLEPSAVPGIIESKDRKRAGDTAPPQGLLLKEVYYGEPVLESYP; this is encoded by the coding sequence TTGAGAAATATCCGGCTTCTCATCGAATATGAGGGTACCGATTACGTAGGCTGGCAGTACCAGCCCAACGGAGTCTCCATACAGGAGCTCATGGAGGGCGCGCTTTGCCTCATGACCGGCGAGGAGATAAAGCTCAAGGCTTCCGGCCGTACCGACGCGGGCGTCCACTCGCGGGGTCAGACGGCCAATTTCCATACCTCCAGGGATATTCCCCTCAAAGGGTTCGTTCACGGCCTCAATTCCCTTCTGCCACGGGATATTTCCGTCTGGCGGGCTGACCTGGTGGGGGAGGAGTTCGACTCAAGAAGGTGCGCCCTCGGCAAGACCTACCTCTACAGAATCTATAACTCGCAGATCGCCTCGGCGCTGCAGCGGCGCTTTACCTGGCAGGTCCGAAAGCCCCTCGACGACAGGGCGATGGCGAAGGCCGGAGAGTTTCTCGTCGGAGCCCACGATTTCGAGGCTTTCCGCTCCACCGGTTGCGACGCCCCCCACGCCTTTCGCGAAATAACCTCCCTTACTGTCGAAAGGCAAGGCGATATAATCGAAATAGAGGTCACCGGCTCCGGCTTTCTGCGCCACATGGTGAGGATCATCTCCGGAACGCTGGTGGAAGCGGGGCTCGGGCGGCTGGAACCCTCCGCCGTCCCCGGAATCATCGAGAGTAAAGACCGCAAGAGGGCGGGAGACACCGCTCCCCCGCAGGGGCTTTTGCTCAAGGAAGTCTATTACGGCGAACCTGTGCTGGAGAGCTACCCTTGA
- a CDS encoding MoxR family ATPase yields MNRSESTEVDGKLVAEAVEARGRVTAELSKVIVGQKEVVELLLISLFSRGHGLFIGVPGLAKTLLIHTLADALDLGFNRVQFTPDLMPSDITGTEILEEDHATGRRVFKFVKGPIFTNILLADEINRTSPKTQAALLQAMQEYKVSAGGTDHKLDLPFLVYATQNPIEQEGTYPLPEAQLDRFMFSIEVGYPDMAEEIEIVKKTTSGLPQSVQKVLGPGEIARFQEAVPKMPIADKAVEYAVNLVRATRPGEGASEKVREWVAWGAGPRAAQHLVLGAKARALLDGRYAAGPEDVKALLAPVLSHRIVLNFRAEAQNVPVAEVIKAVMEKTPVA; encoded by the coding sequence ATGAACCGCAGCGAATCGACAGAAGTGGACGGAAAACTCGTTGCCGAGGCCGTAGAGGCCAGGGGGCGCGTCACTGCCGAGCTTTCAAAGGTCATAGTGGGGCAAAAAGAGGTGGTGGAGCTTCTCCTTATCTCGCTCTTTTCTCGCGGCCACGGGCTTTTCATAGGCGTTCCGGGGCTGGCGAAGACCCTTCTCATCCACACCCTCGCCGACGCTCTGGACCTGGGCTTCAACCGGGTGCAGTTCACTCCCGATCTGATGCCCTCCGACATCACCGGCACCGAGATTCTGGAGGAGGACCACGCTACCGGCAGGAGGGTCTTCAAGTTCGTCAAGGGGCCGATCTTCACCAACATTCTCCTCGCCGACGAGATAAACCGCACCTCGCCGAAGACTCAGGCCGCCCTCCTTCAGGCGATGCAGGAGTACAAGGTGAGCGCCGGGGGGACCGACCACAAACTCGATCTGCCCTTCCTCGTCTACGCCACCCAGAACCCGATAGAGCAAGAAGGAACCTACCCCCTTCCCGAAGCGCAACTCGACCGCTTCATGTTCTCCATAGAGGTCGGCTACCCCGACATGGCGGAGGAGATAGAGATAGTCAAAAAGACCACCTCCGGCTTGCCGCAGAGCGTCCAGAAGGTGCTCGGCCCCGGGGAGATAGCCCGCTTTCAGGAGGCCGTCCCGAAGATGCCGATAGCCGACAAGGCCGTCGAGTACGCGGTAAATCTCGTCCGGGCGACACGCCCCGGCGAGGGGGCGAGCGAAAAGGTAAGGGAGTGGGTGGCCTGGGGAGCGGGACCGCGCGCCGCGCAGCACCTCGTCCTCGGAGCCAAGGCCAGGGCGCTTCTGGACGGCCGCTACGCCGCAGGTCCCGAAGACGTGAAGGCTCTCCTCGCCCCGGTCCTGAGCCACAGAATAGTGCTCAATTTCCGCGCCGAGGCCCAGAACGTCCCGGTAGCGGAGGTCATCAAAGCCGTGATGGAGAAGACGCCGGTTGCTTGA
- a CDS encoding DUF58 domain-containing protein, with amino-acid sequence MLDRESLYDAELLAALCRSPLPGRPTPFPVRGIHRSRLRGSSLEFSEHTEYMPGDELRSLDWRVYAKSDRYFVRRYEDERLAKTLIVVDASSSMSYGGTSGTLTGSKYQLAARIAVSISSALLRQGDAVGLCVTGAEPFFIPPRGGMAQLDSLLDVLASTVPAGSAGKDTLLAYCAERLPKPSALVWVGDLLDEGDETLSSFVTLKARGIYPRIVHLLHPDETGLPFENSTRFEDLESASFLVADPAALRKAYAEELRAFVRELSGRAHEAGLPYVFLRDIEEARRFLPAALKRQDSRAL; translated from the coding sequence TTGCTTGACAGGGAATCCCTTTACGACGCCGAGCTTCTGGCGGCCCTCTGCCGCTCGCCGCTTCCCGGCAGGCCGACGCCCTTTCCCGTGCGCGGCATCCACCGGAGCAGGCTTCGGGGGTCGAGCCTCGAATTTTCCGAGCATACGGAGTACATGCCCGGCGACGAGCTCCGCAGTCTCGACTGGCGGGTCTACGCCAAGTCCGACCGCTACTTCGTGCGCAGGTACGAGGATGAGCGGCTGGCCAAGACCCTTATCGTCGTGGATGCGAGCAGTTCGATGTCTTACGGCGGAACTTCGGGGACTTTGACGGGTTCCAAGTACCAGCTAGCCGCCAGAATCGCCGTCTCAATCTCCTCGGCGCTCCTGAGACAGGGCGACGCCGTGGGCCTTTGCGTAACGGGCGCCGAGCCCTTCTTCATCCCGCCGAGGGGAGGGATGGCGCAGCTCGATTCGCTTCTGGACGTGCTTGCGTCCACGGTCCCCGCCGGGAGCGCGGGAAAGGACACCCTCCTGGCGTACTGCGCCGAGCGGCTTCCCAAGCCCTCCGCGCTGGTCTGGGTGGGCGACCTTCTGGACGAGGGCGACGAGACCCTCTCCTCCTTCGTCACCCTGAAGGCGAGGGGGATTTATCCCCGCATCGTCCATCTCCTGCACCCGGACGAAACCGGCCTTCCCTTCGAGAATTCCACAAGATTCGAGGACCTAGAAAGCGCCTCCTTCCTCGTCGCCGATCCGGCGGCGCTCCGGAAAGCCTACGCGGAGGAGCTGAGAGCGTTCGTGCGCGAGCTCTCAGGACGCGCTCACGAGGCCGGGCTCCCCTACGTTTTCCTGCGGGACATCGAAGAGGCGAGGCGCTTTTTGCCGGCGGCGCTCAAAAGGCAGGACAGCCGTGCCCTTTAG
- a CDS encoding DUF4159 domain-containing protein codes for MPSTSREGAAMDRPITRRQFLFSMGYGALAFAGMGGREEPVQSRPYFQWAQLRYPGAWDPSPNGVSRFMAELRKRTSIEAGVRKIEVEAGDESLFNLPFLCIAGRGDFPDPGEQAALWLRRFVEHGGFVLFDDATGIENSGFARGVEKWLEKAFPGETLKPLPADHTVYQSFYLLTGAPGRKIVRPVLTGIERENLTPVIFTHNDLAGAWDGDPLGGYANPCIPGGERQRELAIRLGVNLAMYALTGNYKKDQVHIPFILKRRKR; via the coding sequence ATGCCTTCGACTTCGCGGGAAGGGGCAGCGATGGATAGGCCGATAACGCGGCGGCAGTTCCTCTTCTCGATGGGTTACGGCGCTCTGGCCTTCGCGGGGATGGGCGGGCGCGAGGAGCCGGTGCAGTCCCGCCCTTACTTCCAGTGGGCGCAGCTTCGCTATCCCGGAGCGTGGGACCCCAGTCCCAACGGGGTTTCGCGCTTCATGGCGGAGCTTCGCAAACGCACCAGCATAGAGGCGGGCGTGAGGAAGATAGAGGTCGAGGCTGGGGACGAGAGCCTTTTCAACCTGCCCTTCCTCTGCATAGCCGGGCGCGGCGATTTTCCCGACCCCGGAGAGCAGGCGGCGCTCTGGCTTCGCCGCTTCGTGGAGCACGGCGGCTTCGTGCTCTTCGACGACGCCACCGGCATCGAAAACTCCGGCTTCGCTCGGGGCGTCGAAAAGTGGCTCGAAAAAGCCTTTCCCGGCGAGACCTTGAAGCCCCTTCCGGCGGATCACACCGTCTACCAGAGCTTTTACCTCCTCACAGGGGCTCCCGGTCGCAAGATAGTCCGGCCGGTGCTCACCGGCATCGAGAGGGAGAACCTGACCCCGGTAATCTTCACCCATAACGACCTTGCGGGGGCGTGGGACGGCGACCCGCTCGGCGGCTACGCGAACCCCTGCATTCCCGGAGGAGAGCGTCAGCGCGAGCTGGCGATACGGCTGGGGGTTAACCTCGCCATGTACGCCCTCACGGGCAATTACAAAAAGGATCAGGTTCACATCCCCTTCATCCTCAAGCGGAGAAAGCGCTGA